One Keratinibaculum paraultunense genomic window carries:
- the obgE gene encoding GTPase ObgE yields MFIDVAKIKLKAGKGGDGAVAFRREKYEPAGGPFGGDGGDGGSIILQADEGIRTLMDFRYKRFYKAEDGERGKTKKQYGKKGQDLILKVPVGTLVKDADSGKVIIDMKEHGQVYTIAKGGKGGRGNAKFATSTRQAPKFAETGTEGEEITVILELKLLADVGLVGFPNVGKSTLLSILSAAKPKIANYHFTTLKPNLGVVQIDEGKSFVIADIPGLIEGAHEGAGLGHDFLRHVERTRVLVHVLDASGMEGRNPIDDFYKINEELVKYNPKLSNKPQIIAANKMDLPEAEEWLEKIEEELKPMGYEIYPISAATMKGVDELKFAIWNTLLNTKPEYETFDEEMEITLKEPEKTIVVKKENGRYIIEGSYIEKLINSTNFDNLDSLRYFQNALKQKGVVEELKKLGIEDNDTVFICGYEFEFFD; encoded by the coding sequence ATGTTTATAGATGTTGCAAAAATTAAATTAAAAGCAGGTAAAGGTGGAGATGGTGCAGTAGCATTTAGAAGAGAAAAATATGAGCCAGCAGGTGGTCCTTTTGGAGGAGACGGAGGAGATGGCGGTAGCATAATATTGCAAGCTGATGAAGGAATAAGGACATTAATGGATTTTAGATATAAGCGTTTCTATAAAGCTGAAGATGGTGAAAGAGGTAAAACTAAAAAGCAATATGGGAAGAAAGGTCAGGATTTAATCTTAAAGGTACCAGTAGGAACATTAGTTAAAGATGCAGATTCTGGGAAGGTAATAATAGATATGAAAGAACATGGTCAAGTATATACTATTGCTAAAGGTGGCAAAGGAGGCAGAGGAAATGCTAAATTTGCAACATCTACTAGGCAAGCTCCTAAATTTGCTGAAACAGGTACAGAAGGAGAAGAGATAACTGTTATATTAGAATTAAAGTTATTAGCGGATGTAGGTCTGGTAGGTTTTCCTAATGTAGGAAAATCCACATTACTTTCTATTTTATCGGCAGCTAAACCTAAAATTGCAAATTATCATTTCACAACATTAAAGCCTAATTTAGGAGTAGTACAAATAGATGAAGGCAAATCTTTTGTAATAGCAGATATTCCAGGGCTAATAGAAGGTGCTCATGAAGGAGCAGGTTTGGGGCATGATTTTTTAAGACATGTTGAAAGGACTAGGGTACTTGTTCATGTATTAGATGCCTCAGGTATGGAAGGAAGAAATCCGATAGATGATTTTTATAAAATAAATGAAGAGTTAGTTAAGTATAATCCTAAATTGTCTAATAAACCTCAAATAATTGCAGCTAATAAAATGGATCTTCCAGAGGCTGAAGAATGGCTAGAAAAAATAGAAGAAGAATTAAAGCCAATGGGATATGAAATATATCCTATTTCTGCAGCTACTATGAAAGGAGTCGATGAACTTAAATTTGCTATATGGAATACTCTTTTAAATACAAAACCTGAATATGAAACTTTTGATGAAGAAATGGAAATTACTTTGAAAGAGCCAGAAAAAACTATAGTAGTAAAAAAAGAAAATGGAAGGTATATTATTGAAGGATCTTATATAGAAAAACTTATTAATTCTACAAATTTTGACAATTTAGATTCATTAAGATATTTTCAAAATGCGTTAAAACAAAAAGGAGTAGTGGAGGAATTAAAAAAATTAGGTATTGAAGATAACGATACAGTATTTATTTGTGGATATGAATTTGAATTTTTTGATTAA
- the yqeK gene encoding bis(5'-nucleosyl)-tetraphosphatase (symmetrical) YqeK, whose protein sequence is MKKIAIKEYKVTNKNVLNAIRYHTTGRENMSLLEKIVYVADIIEPGRKFEGVDTIRQLAYEDIDKCLLYALDRTIVFVISKGKLIHLDTIKARNQLIILKDLE, encoded by the coding sequence GTGAAAAAAATAGCTATTAAAGAGTATAAGGTAACTAATAAAAATGTTTTAAATGCTATTCGATATCATACAACTGGACGTGAAAATATGTCTTTACTAGAAAAGATAGTTTATGTAGCAGATATTATAGAACCAGGAAGAAAATTTGAGGGAGTAGATACGATTAGGCAATTGGCTTATGAAGACATAGATAAATGTTTATTGTATGCACTAGATAGAACTATAGTGTTTGTTATTTCAAAAGGGAAATTAATTCATTTAGATACAATAAAAGCGAGAAATCAGTTGATAATACTAAAAGATTTGGAGTGA
- the rsfS gene encoding ribosome silencing factor produces the protein MKDIDKRVSIITKACYDKKGFNVKVLNLKKITPMADYFIIASGNSTIQTVAIADEVEEKMETSGYPLLGKEGYQTGRWILLDFGDIVVHVFHKEDREYYNLEKLWADGEEIELD, from the coding sequence GTGAAAGATATTGATAAAAGAGTATCTATCATAACAAAAGCTTGTTATGATAAAAAAGGATTTAATGTTAAAGTACTGAATTTAAAAAAAATAACACCTATGGCTGATTATTTTATTATTGCCAGTGGAAATTCTACAATTCAAACAGTTGCTATAGCAGATGAAGTTGAAGAAAAAATGGAAACTTCAGGATATCCTCTATTAGGTAAAGAAGGATATCAAACTGGGAGATGGATTTTATTAGATTTTGGAGATATAGTAGTACATGTATTTCACAAAGAAGATAGGGAATATTATAATTTAGAAAAATTGTGGGCAGATGGTGAAGAAATAGAATTGGATTAG
- the yhbY gene encoding ribosome assembly RNA-binding protein YhbY, whose protein sequence is MLTGKQRSYLKGLANGIEPIFQVGKNGITENFIKQVDESLEARELIKIKVLNNSLLDAKEVALELAESTKAEFVQSIGNKFILYRESKDNKKIQLP, encoded by the coding sequence TTGTTAACGGGGAAACAGAGAAGTTATTTGAAAGGGCTAGCAAATGGCATAGAACCCATTTTTCAAGTGGGGAAAAATGGTATTACAGAAAACTTTATAAAACAAGTTGATGAATCATTAGAGGCTAGAGAATTAATAAAAATAAAGGTATTGAATAATAGTCTTTTAGATGCTAAAGAAGTTGCACTAGAATTAGCAGAAAGTACTAAAGCTGAGTTTGTTCAAAGCATAGGGAATAAATTTATACTTTATAGAGAATCTAAAGATAATAAAAAAATTCAATTGCCTTAA
- a CDS encoding LCP family protein, with translation MFLLLFFSLIWGGFIYKTVIKAQSEEDEDVYNESFIDRLMHDKDDITFLMLGIDSKDVKKATNVRTDTMMLCKANKSTGEVHLLSIPRDTKTHIRGRKNEEKINHAHVYGGPELSVKAVKDLLGIDLEYYVRVDYNIVKKFVDLIGGVEVYVPMDMKYTDPVADPPLYIDLKQGYQTLDGDKALQFLRFRKGYKDQDLGRIKAQQQFIEAVLEKTLRPGNIANIPQMIKTYYDYVDTNIPFDVMMKFAMNAKNFSPDNVSMATLPGEGEYIGNTSYFIVDKEECIKLVKTMFIEDKSVENIEK, from the coding sequence TTGTTTCTTTTATTGTTTTTTTCTTTAATATGGGGTGGATTTATATATAAAACAGTTATAAAAGCTCAAAGTGAAGAAGATGAAGATGTATATAACGAAAGTTTTATTGATAGACTAATGCATGATAAAGATGATATAACTTTTTTAATGTTAGGAATAGATTCAAAAGATGTGAAAAAGGCTACTAATGTTAGAACTGATACAATGATGTTATGTAAAGCTAATAAATCTACGGGAGAAGTACATTTATTATCAATACCTAGAGATACCAAAACTCATATTCGTGGTAGAAAGAATGAGGAAAAGATAAATCATGCTCATGTTTACGGAGGACCTGAATTATCTGTAAAAGCTGTTAAAGATTTATTAGGTATAGATTTAGAATACTATGTTAGAGTAGATTATAATATTGTAAAGAAGTTTGTAGATTTGATAGGCGGAGTTGAAGTTTATGTTCCTATGGATATGAAATATACAGATCCAGTTGCAGATCCACCACTATACATAGATTTGAAACAAGGGTATCAGACATTAGATGGGGATAAAGCCCTTCAATTTTTAAGATTTAGAAAAGGATATAAAGATCAAGATTTAGGAAGGATAAAAGCTCAGCAACAATTTATTGAAGCAGTTTTAGAAAAAACTTTAAGACCTGGGAATATTGCAAATATTCCTCAAATGATAAAAACTTATTATGATTATGTAGATACTAATATACCATTTGATGTGATGATGAAATTTGCTATGAATGCTAAAAACTTTAGTCCTGATAATGTTAGTATGGCTACATTACCAGGAGAAGGAGAATATATAGGTAATACATCCTATTTTATTGTGGATAAAGAGGAATGTATTAAATTAGTAAAAACAATGTTTATTGAGGATAAATCTGTTGAAAATATAGAGAAATAA
- a CDS encoding TIGR03960 family B12-binding radical SAM protein, translating into MIDIEKFNKILKRVEKPARYIGLEKNSIKKNLKDMEVKFAFAFPDIYEVGMSHLGLHILYNLINEEEEIACERVFAPWVDMEKEMIREGIPLFTLESREPVKNFDFLGFTLQYEMSYTNVINMLHLSGIPILSKERSLEDPFVIAGGPCVYNPEPLADIIDFFVIGEGEEVTLEILNRYKDFKKSGKDKRDFLKEVSKLEGIYVPSFYQVSYNEDGTIKDMIPIIEEAPKTIKKRIIKDLNKVYFPEKLIVPYIEIVHDRIPLEIFRGCTRGCRFCQAGIIYRPVREKSILKLLELADNLVKNTGYEDISLTSLSSCDYSQLKLLVSELINRYEEKKVGISLPSLRLDSFSLDILKEIEKVRKTGLTFAPEAGSQRLRDVINKGVTEEDLTTAVSYAFKEGWSNIKLYFMIGLPTETDEDVLGIKNLGYKVKDIFFNQPKEKRKGNLKITLSASCFVPKPFTPFQWVGQNSIDEFNRKINLLKDNIKDRKITFNYHDPRLSYLEAILARGDRRLGKTLIKAWEKGCKFDGWSELFDYDKWIEAFYETKVQGDFYALRERDLEEILPWDFIDSGVSKEYLIKEYKKAKAQELTRDCRLGCTGCGINKSFSGGVCN; encoded by the coding sequence ATGATAGATATAGAAAAATTTAATAAAATACTAAAAAGAGTAGAAAAACCTGCCAGATATATAGGTTTAGAAAAAAATTCAATAAAGAAAAATTTAAAAGATATGGAAGTAAAATTTGCTTTTGCATTCCCAGATATATATGAAGTAGGTATGTCTCATTTAGGGCTTCATATATTATATAATTTGATAAATGAAGAAGAAGAAATTGCTTGTGAAAGAGTGTTTGCTCCTTGGGTAGATATGGAAAAAGAAATGATTCGAGAGGGAATTCCTCTTTTTACTTTAGAAAGTAGGGAACCTGTAAAAAATTTTGATTTTTTAGGTTTCACTTTACAATATGAAATGAGTTATACAAATGTAATTAATATGTTACATTTAAGTGGTATTCCTATATTGTCAAAGGAAAGAAGTTTAGAGGATCCTTTTGTAATAGCCGGTGGTCCTTGTGTATATAATCCTGAACCATTGGCTGATATAATTGATTTTTTTGTGATAGGAGAAGGAGAAGAAGTTACATTAGAAATATTAAATAGATATAAAGATTTTAAAAAATCAGGAAAAGATAAACGAGATTTTCTTAAAGAAGTAAGTAAATTAGAAGGAATATATGTACCATCTTTCTATCAAGTAAGCTATAATGAAGATGGGACAATAAAAGATATGATACCTATAATAGAGGAAGCACCAAAGACTATAAAAAAAAGAATAATAAAGGATTTGAATAAAGTATATTTTCCAGAAAAATTAATAGTCCCTTATATAGAAATAGTTCATGATAGAATTCCATTAGAAATATTTAGAGGATGTACTAGAGGATGTAGATTTTGTCAAGCAGGGATAATATATAGACCAGTAAGAGAAAAAAGTATTCTTAAACTATTAGAATTAGCTGATAATCTTGTAAAAAATACAGGATATGAAGATATATCTTTAACCTCTTTAAGTTCTTGCGATTATTCACAACTTAAATTACTAGTATCAGAATTGATAAATCGATATGAAGAAAAAAAAGTTGGTATATCATTACCTTCACTAAGGCTTGATTCTTTTAGTTTAGATATATTAAAAGAAATAGAAAAAGTAAGAAAAACTGGACTTACTTTTGCACCAGAGGCAGGTAGTCAACGGTTAAGGGATGTAATTAATAAAGGAGTAACAGAAGAAGATTTAACAACAGCTGTATCTTATGCTTTTAAAGAAGGTTGGTCTAATATAAAATTATATTTTATGATAGGATTACCTACTGAGACTGATGAAGATGTATTAGGGATTAAGAATTTAGGATATAAAGTTAAAGATATATTTTTTAATCAGCCAAAAGAGAAAAGAAAGGGTAATTTAAAAATAACTTTAAGTGCCTCATGTTTTGTACCTAAACCTTTTACACCTTTTCAATGGGTAGGACAAAATTCTATTGATGAATTTAATAGGAAAATTAATTTGTTAAAAGACAATATAAAGGATAGAAAGATAACATTTAATTACCATGATCCAAGATTGAGTTATTTAGAGGCCATATTAGCTAGAGGGGACAGAAGGTTAGGGAAAACTTTAATAAAAGCTTGGGAAAAAGGTTGTAAATTTGATGGATGGTCAGAATTGTTTGATTATGACAAATGGATAGAGGCTTTTTATGAAACGAAAGTTCAAGGCGATTTTTATGCATTAAGGGAAAGAGACTTGGAGGAAATATTACCTTGGGATTTTATAGATTCAGGAGTAAGTAAAGAATATTTGATAAAGGAATATAAAAAAGCTAAAGCTCAAGAATTAACTAGGGATTGTAGACTAGGTTGTACAGGATGTGGAATTAATAAAAGTTTTTCAGGTGGTGTTTGTAATTGA
- a CDS encoding Rne/Rng family ribonuclease, which produces MNYIFIDSKGLEEKVGIIEEGRLVEYYIDKKKNEKCVGNIYRGRVINVLPGMEAAFVDIGEKKNAYLYVKDALPKDMIYKNSYVKIEKVIKKGQEVIVQVLKESSKNKGPKVTTHITLPGRYLVLTPYSSKINISRKIHDEEEIKRLLKIGMEIKKDDIGFIFRTQAEGIEKDKLFDEYTKLINLYSKLERERNFLPCPKLLYRDVDLGYKIVRDAFNDKIHKIIVNDKEKYDRLLDLQDMISSELKDKLFFQEDFTVEKQEYIMKNINLALERKVPLKSGGYIVIDETEALTAIDVNTGKYIGSKSLEDTIVKTNLEAAEEIARQIRLRDIGGIIIIDFIDMKNNQDVNAVVAELEKYLSFDRNKTNIVGMTKLGLVEMTRHKVRNSLGYNFIKICPYCYGKGKILESAIDKRSSIC; this is translated from the coding sequence ATGAATTATATATTTATAGATTCCAAAGGTCTTGAAGAGAAAGTTGGAATTATTGAAGAAGGAAGACTAGTAGAATATTATATTGACAAAAAGAAGAATGAAAAATGCGTTGGTAATATATATAGGGGAAGAGTAATAAATGTGCTTCCAGGAATGGAAGCTGCATTTGTAGATATAGGTGAGAAAAAAAATGCATATTTGTATGTAAAAGATGCACTACCAAAAGATATGATTTATAAAAATTCTTATGTAAAAATTGAAAAAGTGATTAAAAAAGGGCAGGAAGTTATAGTACAAGTTTTAAAAGAATCTAGTAAAAACAAAGGTCCTAAAGTAACAACTCATATTACTTTGCCAGGTAGATATTTAGTATTGACTCCTTATTCTTCTAAAATAAATATATCTAGAAAAATACATGATGAAGAAGAAATTAAAAGATTATTGAAAATAGGTATGGAAATTAAAAAAGATGATATTGGATTTATTTTTAGAACTCAAGCAGAGGGTATAGAAAAGGATAAATTATTTGATGAATATACTAAACTTATTAATCTATATAGTAAATTAGAAAGAGAGAGAAATTTTTTACCTTGTCCTAAGTTACTATATAGAGATGTGGACTTAGGTTATAAAATAGTAAGAGATGCTTTTAATGATAAAATACACAAAATTATAGTCAATGATAAAGAAAAATATGATAGGCTATTGGATTTACAGGATATGATTTCTTCAGAGTTAAAGGATAAGCTTTTTTTTCAAGAAGATTTTACCGTAGAAAAGCAAGAATATATTATGAAGAATATAAATTTAGCATTGGAAAGAAAGGTACCTTTAAAAAGTGGAGGTTATATTGTAATTGATGAAACTGAAGCATTAACAGCTATTGATGTAAATACAGGTAAATATATTGGAAGTAAAAGTTTAGAGGACACGATAGTTAAAACTAATTTGGAAGCTGCAGAGGAAATAGCTAGGCAAATAAGATTGAGGGATATTGGAGGAATTATTATAATAGATTTTATAGATATGAAAAATAACCAGGATGTAAATGCGGTAGTAGCTGAACTGGAAAAATATTTAAGTTTTGATAGGAATAAAACTAATATAGTTGGGATGACTAAATTGGGATTAGTTGAAATGACAAGACATAAAGTAAGAAATAGTCTTGGTTATAACTTTATCAAAATATGTCCTTATTGCTATGGTAAAGGTAAAATTTTAGAAAGTGCTATTGACAAAAGGAGTTCAATCTGCTAA
- a CDS encoding TIGR03936 family radical SAM-associated protein has protein sequence MNLRIKFTKKNYLRYISHHDLMRLFKRAFRRADIPIKYSEGFNPQPRLSIANPLALGIASCSEYMDIELQERMSEHVFMDRVNEELPDDIKILEVKYIENTKSLPSLIRWGFYEIEFKAKNLKEVEELKKLIKNWLKEDEILMKKVKRKGNKVIEKELNIRKLIGNVVVKDKDIIDSDIKKDVNCIVLNCLLKAGDKGNLNPMDFMLSMDKYLNLDIDWDTVDIVRLALFIEEDGKIKLPIY, from the coding sequence TTGAATTTAAGAATAAAGTTTACTAAAAAAAATTATTTAAGATATATATCCCATCATGATTTAATGCGATTATTTAAAAGGGCATTTAGAAGAGCTGATATTCCAATAAAATACTCAGAAGGATTTAATCCTCAACCTAGACTTTCTATTGCTAATCCATTAGCATTAGGTATTGCTAGTTGTAGTGAATATATGGATATAGAGTTACAGGAAAGAATGTCAGAGCATGTATTTATGGATAGAGTAAATGAGGAACTTCCAGATGATATTAAAATTTTAGAAGTAAAATATATAGAGAACACTAAATCCTTGCCTTCGCTTATTAGATGGGGTTTTTACGAAATAGAGTTTAAGGCTAAAAATTTAAAAGAGGTTGAAGAATTAAAAAAATTGATAAAAAACTGGTTAAAAGAAGACGAGATATTGATGAAAAAGGTAAAACGTAAGGGTAATAAAGTTATTGAAAAAGAACTTAATATTAGAAAGTTAATAGGGAATGTAGTAGTTAAAGATAAAGATATAATAGATAGCGATATAAAAAAGGATGTCAATTGTATAGTTTTAAATTGTCTATTAAAGGCAGGAGATAAAGGAAATTTAAATCCTATGGATTTTATGTTATCAATGGACAAATATCTTAATTTAGATATTGATTGGGATACAGTAGATATTGTTAGATTAGCATTATTTATTGAAGAAGATGGGAAAATCAAATTACCCATTTATTGA
- a CDS encoding RidA family protein: MNIVPINTNKAPGAVGPYSQGIKAGNLIFTSGQLPIVPETGELLKDDIKEETRQCLKNVEAILKEVGATLKNVVKVNIYIVDMDMFSSINEAYEEYFNEHKPARSCIEVSRLPKDGNIEIEVIAVL, encoded by the coding sequence ATGAATATAGTACCAATAAATACCAATAAGGCACCAGGAGCTGTGGGTCCTTATTCTCAAGGAATAAAGGCTGGTAATCTCATATTTACATCTGGGCAACTTCCAATAGTTCCAGAAACAGGTGAATTATTAAAAGATGATATTAAAGAAGAAACAAGACAATGTTTAAAAAATGTAGAAGCTATATTAAAAGAAGTAGGAGCAACTTTAAAAAATGTAGTTAAAGTAAATATTTATATAGTGGACATGGATATGTTTTCATCTATCAATGAAGCCTATGAAGAATATTTTAACGAACATAAACCAGCTCGTTCTTGTATAGAAGTTTCAAGATTACCAAAGGATGGAAATATTGAAATAGAAGTAATTGCAGTATTATAA
- the rpmA gene encoding 50S ribosomal protein L27 — MLKLNLQLFATKKGVGSSRNGRDSRAKRLGVKRGDGQYVLAGNILVRQRGTKIHPGNNVGRGGDDTLFAKVDGIVKFERKGKDKKQVSVYPA; from the coding sequence ATGTTAAAGCTTAATTTACAGTTGTTTGCTACTAAAAAAGGAGTAGGAAGTTCCAGAAATGGTAGAGATAGTAGAGCTAAAAGATTAGGTGTTAAAAGAGGAGACGGTCAATATGTGTTAGCTGGGAATATCCTTGTAAGACAAAGAGGAACTAAAATTCATCCCGGTAACAATGTAGGTAGAGGTGGCGATGATACTCTATTTGCTAAAGTAGATGGTATAGTTAAATTTGAAAGAAAAGGAAAGGATAAGAAACAAGTTAGTGTTTATCCTGCTTAA
- a CDS encoding HD domain-containing protein has product MIEQWMHEKLKKDIGEVRYNHSIGVMNTSMELAKLYGYPEGEAELAGFLHDCGKLKDKINLLKIAKEFDIILDNVMKHNPELIHGPLGEKNSY; this is encoded by the coding sequence ATGATAGAACAATGGATGCATGAAAAATTAAAAAAAGATATAGGTGAAGTAAGATATAATCACTCCATTGGTGTCATGAATACTAGCATGGAATTAGCTAAACTTTATGGTTATCCTGAGGGAGAAGCTGAATTAGCGGGTTTTTTACACGATTGTGGAAAACTAAAAGATAAAATAAATTTGTTGAAAATTGCAAAAGAGTTTGATATAATTTTAGACAATGTTATGAAACATAATCCAGAATTAATTCATGGACCATTAGGTGAAAAAAATAGCTATTAA
- a CDS encoding ribosomal-processing cysteine protease Prp — MIEVKIYVDSEDNIIRYTISGHAGYDVKGQDIVCSAVSVLAQNTLNSLVEVCGISEERIDYSINEKKGFLDVIIPSELDKDTKIKVETVLKTLELGIKSIVENYPKYVTLKYGRCREC, encoded by the coding sequence ATGATAGAGGTAAAAATATACGTAGACAGTGAAGATAATATTATCAGATATACTATATCTGGGCATGCAGGTTATGATGTAAAAGGTCAAGATATAGTGTGTTCTGCTGTTTCAGTATTAGCTCAGAATACCTTAAATTCTTTAGTAGAAGTGTGCGGAATATCAGAGGAAAGAATAGATTATTCTATAAATGAAAAAAAGGGTTTTTTAGATGTTATTATTCCAAGTGAATTAGACAAAGATACTAAAATTAAAGTTGAAACAGTTTTGAAGACTTTAGAATTAGGAATAAAGTCCATTGTGGAAAATTATCCTAAATATGTTACTCTTAAATATGGGAGGTGTAGAGAATGTTAA
- the rplU gene encoding 50S ribosomal protein L21, translating to MYAVIETGGKQYKVREGDTIFVEKIDSKEGDKIDFSKVLLISKEDGLVVGKPYIENAKVEGTILKQGKGKKIIVFKYKPKKNYKKKQGHRQPYTKVKIEKIVG from the coding sequence ATGTATGCTGTAATTGAAACTGGTGGTAAACAATACAAAGTTCGAGAAGGAGATACAATTTTTGTTGAGAAGATTGATTCTAAAGAAGGAGATAAAATTGATTTTTCAAAAGTTCTTCTTATATCAAAGGAAGATGGACTTGTAGTTGGTAAACCTTATATAGAAAATGCAAAAGTAGAAGGAACTATATTAAAACAAGGTAAAGGCAAGAAGATTATAGTATTTAAATACAAACCTAAGAAAAACTACAAGAAAAAACAAGGACATCGTCAACCTTATACAAAAGTAAAAATTGAAAAAATAGTGGGTTAA
- the nadD gene encoding nicotinate-nucleotide adenylyltransferase, translating to MKRKVGIIGGTFDPIHNGHLMLAEYSRVNFKLEEIIFIPSGNPPHKEKGIVSPIIHRYNMTLLAINSNPHFVLSTLEIKKEEEINYTVDTIKKLKEINKNIDYYFILGEDSIKEIHTWKDYNKLLRMCKFIVAPRPYSDRKTLMDKVNSLNVKYGHSIYILDMPLIEISSTDIRNRVSKGLSIKYLVPEIVEMYIQKHKLYI from the coding sequence TTGAAAAGAAAAGTAGGAATTATTGGAGGAACTTTTGATCCTATTCATAATGGACATTTGATGTTAGCAGAATATTCTAGAGTTAATTTTAAATTAGAAGAAATCATATTTATACCTTCTGGGAACCCTCCTCATAAGGAAAAAGGAATAGTTTCACCTATAATTCATAGATATAATATGACATTATTAGCAATAAACTCCAACCCTCATTTTGTACTATCAACATTAGAAATTAAAAAAGAAGAAGAAATAAATTATACAGTAGATACTATAAAAAAATTAAAAGAGATAAATAAAAACATAGATTATTACTTTATATTAGGAGAAGATTCTATAAAAGAGATTCATACTTGGAAAGATTATAATAAATTATTGAGAATGTGTAAATTTATAGTAGCGCCTAGACCTTATTCAGATAGAAAAACTTTAATGGACAAAGTAAATAGTTTAAATGTAAAGTACGGACATTCTATATATATACTTGATATGCCGTTAATAGAGATATCTTCAACAGATATTAGAAATCGAGTAAGCAAGGGATTGTCAATTAAATATTTAGTACCGGAAATAGTAGAGATGTATATACAAAAACATAAATTGTATATTTAA